From a single Marinobacter sp. THAF197a genomic region:
- a CDS encoding tetratricopeptide repeat protein, with product MTGPVRTVHCAARALLVVCTLAVPQAGASESVPTELATGVARFALDTGNIAQAIPLAGQVKGDSADYLNARVLLASGRTSEAKRLLERVFNSNVHRAEAALELARLAEAGGDQVEADRWYQEVVRTGFGEVRQRALLNLAETQRQQGKADRAGQYLASMDDGYWAAVGYMNLAGDFARDDLDPSRALVSLRVAMAMAAKDPDSARSADLRNQLYLRAGYLSVRNQDYDKATDFLEKVSLESYYTPQALYLHGFALSEKGNHRAAMQSWHRAKKFPLAFPGVADAWIGMGRGYDLAGYPGQAGEAWLAANAAYEGERVTLGKLAERIRVEGAYKALVADARGVDTQWFLADSRTLTQPRLAYLLRFLESAEGQSAVGRVARLDDLAFSLESSKHDLDVFIGALENNHYGGGGGQRAALQEQQDTLTRQLEQLADRPLSADHIARLRQLQRLLQSGGQRLSSLPRREAGRQEQLRDNLAEARQLRDEISSLQTRVSKARTRAADYLDEKALALVAAEQQRMAHSLDKTEQQIAHLYEYLALENIGEAAR from the coding sequence ATGACGGGACCTGTTCGCACCGTTCATTGCGCTGCCCGGGCTTTGCTGGTGGTTTGTACGCTGGCGGTGCCTCAGGCAGGCGCATCTGAGTCTGTGCCGACAGAGCTGGCCACTGGTGTTGCCCGGTTTGCGCTGGATACCGGGAATATCGCACAGGCTATTCCTCTGGCCGGCCAGGTCAAAGGCGATTCCGCCGACTACCTTAACGCGCGAGTGTTGCTGGCCAGTGGTCGAACCAGTGAAGCGAAACGGTTGCTGGAGCGTGTGTTCAACAGCAACGTTCATCGCGCCGAAGCCGCTCTGGAGCTTGCCCGACTGGCAGAGGCGGGAGGGGACCAGGTCGAAGCTGACCGGTGGTATCAGGAGGTTGTCCGAACCGGATTTGGCGAGGTTCGCCAAAGAGCACTGCTGAACCTTGCGGAAACACAGCGGCAGCAGGGAAAAGCGGATCGTGCCGGCCAATACCTTGCCAGTATGGACGACGGTTACTGGGCCGCAGTGGGCTATATGAACCTGGCGGGCGATTTCGCCCGGGATGACCTGGATCCATCAAGGGCCCTGGTGTCTTTGAGGGTTGCCATGGCCATGGCTGCGAAAGACCCCGACAGTGCCCGTAGCGCGGATCTGCGCAATCAGCTTTATCTCCGGGCAGGCTATTTGTCTGTGCGCAACCAGGATTACGACAAGGCCACAGACTTCCTTGAGAAAGTCTCTCTGGAGAGCTATTACACCCCCCAGGCCCTTTACCTGCATGGTTTCGCCCTGTCCGAAAAGGGCAATCACCGAGCGGCGATGCAGAGCTGGCACCGCGCCAAGAAATTCCCGCTGGCGTTTCCCGGGGTGGCCGATGCCTGGATCGGAATGGGCCGTGGATACGATCTGGCGGGCTATCCGGGGCAGGCCGGCGAAGCCTGGCTTGCTGCCAACGCTGCTTACGAAGGGGAGCGGGTAACGCTTGGTAAGCTCGCAGAGCGAATCCGTGTTGAAGGTGCCTACAAGGCGCTGGTGGCAGACGCACGGGGCGTTGATACCCAATGGTTCCTTGCCGACAGCCGAACGTTGACCCAGCCCCGGCTGGCTTACCTTCTTCGCTTCCTTGAGAGCGCCGAGGGGCAGTCGGCGGTTGGCCGGGTAGCCCGGCTTGATGATCTGGCGTTCTCCCTGGAGAGCAGCAAGCATGATCTCGATGTATTTATCGGTGCCCTGGAAAACAACCATTATGGTGGTGGGGGCGGCCAACGGGCCGCGTTGCAGGAGCAGCAAGACACGTTAACCCGGCAACTTGAACAGCTTGCGGATCGCCCATTGAGTGCTGATCACATCGCCCGGCTCCGGCAGCTGCAGCGTTTGCTTCAGTCTGGGGGGCAGCGTCTGTCGTCCTTGCCCCGTCGTGAAGCCGGCAGGCAAGAGCAGTTGCGGGACAACCTTGCCGAGGCCCGGCAATTGCGGGACGAGATCTCTAGCCTGCAGACCCGTGTGAGCAAAGCCCGCACCCGGGCTGCTGACTACCTTGATGAAAAGGCGCTGGCCCTGGTTGCCGCTGAACAGCAGCGGATGGCTCACTCCCTGGATAAAACCGAACAACAGATTGCGCACCTATACGAGTATCTTGCGCTGGAAAACATCGGGGAGGCTGCCCGATGA
- a CDS encoding tetratricopeptide repeat protein, with the protein MNRQFMRRLSLAVILISAVPGGSVAAQESFRVELGRDGETLGDMRPVFLKFESRPLPAISPKEVARRYQKLFEKSDEPEVRIDALNRLNNIRDRSGQDIGFSDEQQSAVYEEALASYESILARGSFSGKLDELLYQMAKAHALTGQHEESIQRLRQLVGLYPRSSLVPEARFRIAEAAYNAGEYQEAETGYRQLIEGDGHQDLAMKARYMLGWSQFKQGPAAWNRSAETFMALLDQHLPSEATLLDPPHTGLDMIEDSFRVLALMAARADNSATLAAWLGNRAPVAWPHLLYDRLADLHALEGRFDLAVGINQAFAGNYSEHSAAPDFLAQSVDYWRMAGDTSKAREARADYVARFQSQPKFQELRGQQQALWRDYARFLGDYHYAAQDWTSAAGYYEVLAGHSGDTGKLLHLAGDARLQAGNRNKALENYRNAAYGARRGGQQRYPDAAEAGWAAIKVLKSTLEESAAGAARGVLAELSSEEQQFGKTFTQDPRLSGLRADLANRWYEVGVYDEALAYARSTLVLESAKTEERYATWLVTARVRQRTGEFGLEERAWRQALLLVDSEPDLATTPDEPEQIREQLATAIYRQGERAAASGDTAVAVAHFQRVNSVVPNIEIAIRARFDASNALLKASEWQTAINELNRFRLDYPAHELTEEVSEKLVYAYHESRQPLKAAGELMAASERAQEPWPLKLRAAALYHQAGELPERNALYVDWLAVAPDPDAAADHVQQQTMRQRLIESGVDSVRQQKAMVTREAASQWHSEETLLWAGKAALALGASVAQEFAAIRLEHPLERALERKQKAMEQAQAYFLEAESFAGETVASEVLYRRAELYRTLAADLMASEVPSELNELEAMQYQMLLEEEAWPLEERAMELHSRNHGRIASQGFDEWIGQSLEALAVMHPGRYDRELRWMSWNMEENEGA; encoded by the coding sequence ATGAATCGTCAGTTTATGCGTCGGTTGTCGCTCGCTGTAATCCTGATATCTGCAGTTCCAGGTGGGAGCGTAGCGGCCCAGGAATCGTTCCGTGTGGAACTCGGCCGGGATGGCGAAACCCTGGGCGATATGCGCCCGGTGTTTCTCAAGTTTGAAAGCCGCCCCCTGCCTGCAATCTCGCCGAAAGAGGTGGCTCGTCGCTATCAGAAACTGTTCGAGAAGTCCGACGAACCTGAAGTCCGTATTGATGCGCTGAATCGCCTCAATAACATCCGAGACCGTTCCGGCCAGGATATTGGCTTCTCCGATGAGCAGCAGTCGGCGGTCTATGAAGAGGCTCTGGCCAGCTATGAGAGCATCCTGGCCCGTGGCTCCTTCTCCGGCAAACTCGACGAGTTGCTCTATCAGATGGCCAAAGCCCATGCACTGACTGGACAACATGAAGAGTCCATCCAACGACTCAGACAGCTGGTGGGCCTGTACCCTCGCTCATCTCTGGTGCCGGAAGCCCGGTTCCGGATTGCCGAAGCTGCCTATAACGCCGGCGAGTATCAGGAAGCGGAAACCGGGTATCGGCAGTTGATTGAAGGTGACGGTCACCAGGACCTGGCCATGAAAGCCCGTTACATGCTGGGTTGGAGCCAGTTCAAACAGGGGCCCGCGGCCTGGAACCGGTCGGCCGAGACGTTTATGGCATTGCTGGATCAACACCTTCCCAGCGAAGCCACGTTGCTGGATCCGCCGCACACTGGTTTGGACATGATTGAAGACAGTTTTCGGGTGCTGGCTTTGATGGCCGCCCGGGCTGACAACTCTGCGACATTGGCGGCGTGGCTTGGTAACCGAGCGCCAGTGGCCTGGCCGCACCTGCTTTACGACCGGCTGGCAGATTTGCATGCCCTTGAAGGGCGTTTTGATCTGGCCGTTGGCATTAACCAGGCGTTCGCCGGGAACTATTCCGAGCATTCAGCCGCTCCGGATTTCCTGGCTCAGAGTGTGGATTACTGGCGGATGGCGGGCGACACCAGTAAGGCTCGTGAAGCGAGGGCAGATTATGTGGCCCGGTTCCAGTCACAGCCGAAGTTTCAAGAGTTGAGGGGCCAACAGCAGGCTCTCTGGCGGGACTATGCACGCTTCCTGGGGGATTACCATTATGCCGCACAGGATTGGACCAGTGCGGCTGGCTACTATGAAGTACTTGCAGGCCATTCCGGCGACACTGGCAAACTGTTGCACCTGGCCGGCGATGCCCGGTTACAGGCCGGCAACCGCAACAAGGCTCTGGAGAACTATCGCAACGCCGCCTACGGCGCCCGTAGGGGCGGCCAGCAGCGGTACCCCGATGCGGCCGAGGCGGGTTGGGCTGCTATCAAGGTGTTGAAATCGACCCTTGAGGAAAGCGCTGCCGGGGCAGCCAGAGGCGTCTTGGCGGAGTTATCCAGTGAGGAGCAACAATTCGGCAAAACCTTTACGCAGGACCCCAGGCTTTCAGGTTTGAGGGCTGACCTGGCAAACCGCTGGTACGAGGTTGGTGTCTATGATGAGGCACTGGCGTATGCCCGTTCGACACTGGTTCTTGAATCGGCAAAGACCGAAGAACGTTATGCCACCTGGCTGGTGACCGCCCGGGTACGCCAGAGAACCGGGGAGTTCGGGCTGGAAGAGCGGGCCTGGCGACAGGCGCTGTTGCTGGTGGACAGCGAGCCTGATCTGGCCACAACTCCGGACGAACCGGAACAGATTCGTGAGCAACTGGCGACGGCCATCTACCGGCAAGGTGAGAGAGCGGCAGCCAGTGGCGACACTGCCGTGGCAGTCGCCCATTTCCAGCGTGTGAATTCCGTTGTGCCCAATATCGAGATTGCCATCCGGGCGCGCTTTGATGCCAGTAATGCATTGCTCAAGGCTTCTGAATGGCAAACGGCCATTAACGAGCTGAACCGTTTCCGGCTCGACTACCCGGCCCATGAGCTCACGGAAGAGGTAAGTGAAAAGCTGGTCTACGCCTACCACGAATCCCGCCAACCTCTGAAAGCAGCCGGTGAACTGATGGCTGCCTCTGAACGTGCGCAAGAACCCTGGCCGCTGAAGCTACGCGCTGCGGCGCTCTACCACCAGGCCGGTGAATTGCCCGAGCGCAATGCCCTGTATGTGGATTGGCTGGCGGTTGCTCCGGATCCGGATGCGGCGGCTGACCATGTGCAGCAGCAAACCATGCGCCAGAGGTTGATTGAATCCGGCGTTGATTCAGTGCGCCAGCAGAAAGCGATGGTCACCCGTGAAGCAGCGAGCCAGTGGCACTCGGAAGAAACCCTGCTGTGGGCCGGCAAGGCGGCGCTGGCCCTGGGTGCTTCGGTGGCTCAGGAATTTGCTGCCATCCGCCTGGAACATCCCCTGGAGCGGGCACTTGAACGCAAGCAAAAGGCAATGGAGCAGGCCCAGGCCTATTTCCTCGAAGCGGAATCCTTTGCCGGAGAAACTGTGGCATCAGAGGTGCTATACCGAAGGGCCGAGCTCTATCGCACCCTGGCGGCAGACTTAATGGCTTCTGAGGTACCGTCAGAACTCAATGAGCTGGAAGCCATGCAATACCAGATGCTTCTGGAAGAAGAAGCCTGGCCGCTGGAAGAGCGGGCAATGGAATTGCATTCCAGGAATCACGGGCGCATTGCCAGCCAAGGTTTTGATGAATGGATTGGTCAGAGCCTGGAGGCGCTGGCCGTCATGCACCCGGGGCGTTACGACCGTGAACTTCGCTGGATGAGCTGGAACATGGAGGAGAACGAAGGTGCATAG
- a CDS encoding tetratricopeptide repeat protein, whose product MHRGFHYAQRALIISVLAGLTACATGPGKAPERAAVQPVHSPEQAREWAIKGVNAHENGDIPGAIKAWQTSVALDPSDATTVNNLALLLKQQNRFRDAANLLEQGVEAAPDVAQLHYNLAVISELYLLDLDKALVHYQRYRALTAEEDKLVAGWIADLERRLQ is encoded by the coding sequence GTGCATAGAGGTTTTCACTACGCGCAACGTGCCCTGATCATCTCGGTGCTGGCGGGTTTGACCGCTTGCGCTACTGGCCCCGGCAAAGCCCCCGAGCGGGCCGCGGTGCAGCCTGTGCATTCACCGGAACAGGCGAGAGAGTGGGCCATAAAGGGGGTGAACGCCCATGAGAACGGCGACATCCCTGGGGCCATCAAGGCCTGGCAGACCTCGGTGGCCCTGGACCCCAGCGACGCGACAACGGTCAATAACCTGGCGCTTTTGCTGAAACAGCAAAACCGTTTCCGGGACGCGGCCAACCTGCTGGAGCAGGGCGTGGAGGCGGCTCCGGACGTTGCCCAGCTGCATTACAACCTGGCTGTGATCAGTGAGCTTTATCTGCTGGATCTTGATAAGGCGCTGGTTCATTACCAGCGATACCGGGCGTTGACCGCCGAGGAAGACAAGCTGGTTGCTGGCTGGATCGCCGACCTTGAGCGGAGGCTGCAATGA
- a CDS encoding MotA/TolQ/ExbB proton channel family protein codes for MLDTIIRFFQDGGPFMYPIAIVLALGLAITLERFLYLGSVRRRNRLAFERGILPALQKRDYQRAMKAATSSDSAIASVLGAGISRLLNNSRREDIEYAMEEGLMEVLPRLEKRTQYLATLANVATLLGLLGTIIGLIAAFTAVAAADPAQKASLLSESISVAMNTTAFGLISAIPLLLFHALLQTRTNEIVDSFEMAGVKLLNMVSDPDAGRVAA; via the coding sequence ATGCTCGATACCATCATTCGATTTTTTCAGGACGGCGGTCCATTCATGTACCCCATTGCCATTGTGTTGGCGCTGGGGCTGGCGATCACGCTTGAACGGTTTCTGTATCTGGGGTCGGTGCGGCGGCGAAATCGTCTGGCGTTTGAGCGCGGTATTCTGCCCGCGCTGCAAAAACGTGACTACCAGCGCGCCATGAAGGCGGCAACCAGTTCCGACAGTGCCATTGCCTCGGTGCTCGGGGCGGGTATTTCCCGGTTGTTGAATAACAGCCGCCGTGAAGATATCGAATACGCTATGGAAGAAGGTTTGATGGAAGTACTGCCGCGCCTGGAAAAGCGCACTCAGTACCTGGCAACCCTGGCCAATGTGGCCACTCTTTTGGGCCTGCTTGGCACCATCATTGGCCTGATCGCGGCGTTCACCGCCGTTGCTGCAGCCGATCCTGCCCAGAAGGCCAGCCTGTTGTCGGAAAGCATCTCGGTAGCCATGAACACCACCGCGTTTGGCCTGATATCCGCCATTCCCTTGCTGTTGTTCCATGCCCTGTTGCAAACCCGCACCAATGAAATCGTGGACAGCTTCGAGATGGCCGGGGTCAAGCTGTTGAATATGGTGTCAGATCCCGACGCCGGCAGGGTAGCCGCCTGA
- a CDS encoding ExbD/TolR family protein, translating into MRRRHRRLTAQADLDITAFLNLMIVLVPVLLLGMVFTQIRMIELNFPGMEAGQAPASENFRLVVTVIPGGLEVADSERGLIEVLPVKDGGQDFQGLSTVLQQIKARMPEKTDVTLEVGPDVDYQTLVTVMDTVRSYPAVVAASVVEAELFPDVSLMDAGEDRSLAQRAPAADGGGV; encoded by the coding sequence ATGAGACGCAGACATCGCAGGCTGACGGCTCAGGCGGATCTGGACATTACCGCGTTTCTGAACCTGATGATTGTGCTGGTACCGGTGTTGTTGCTGGGCATGGTATTCACCCAGATCCGCATGATAGAGCTGAATTTTCCCGGGATGGAAGCCGGGCAGGCGCCAGCCTCTGAAAATTTCCGGCTGGTGGTCACTGTTATTCCGGGTGGCCTGGAAGTGGCCGACAGTGAGCGTGGGCTGATTGAAGTGCTTCCGGTCAAGGATGGGGGCCAGGACTTTCAGGGGCTCAGCACTGTTCTTCAGCAGATCAAGGCCCGTATGCCCGAAAAGACCGACGTAACCCTGGAAGTAGGCCCGGATGTGGATTATCAGACACTGGTAACCGTTATGGACACAGTCCGCTCTTACCCGGCAGTCGTTGCCGCCAGCGTGGTGGAGGCTGAGTTGTTCCCCGATGTGTCCCTGATGGATGCAGGCGAAGATCGCTCCCTGGCTCAGCGTGCCCCGGCAGCAGACGGAGGTGGCGTATGA
- a CDS encoding ExbD/TolR family protein, whose translation MKASRRARLRQRHYGRMHKAGGLNLVSLMDIFTILVFFLMVNSSDVKVMQNTADVPLPTSTAEKEAVENLTVQISGRSILVQGREVARLDGIEASDTHIAGLSEELAYRRGRWAEVPDQGLEVTIMAAKETDYRLLRKIMQTCVDEDFRQVRLAVEAEVRNG comes from the coding sequence ATGAAGGCATCACGCCGCGCCCGTCTGCGCCAACGCCATTACGGCAGGATGCACAAGGCCGGTGGCCTGAACCTGGTGTCGCTGATGGATATCTTCACCATTCTGGTGTTCTTTCTGATGGTGAATTCCTCCGATGTGAAGGTCATGCAGAATACGGCAGACGTGCCTTTGCCCACCTCGACGGCGGAGAAAGAAGCCGTGGAGAATCTGACCGTGCAGATCAGTGGCCGGTCTATTCTGGTTCAGGGCCGGGAAGTGGCAAGGCTGGACGGTATTGAGGCCTCGGACACTCACATTGCGGGCCTGTCTGAGGAGCTGGCGTATCGCCGGGGCCGCTGGGCGGAAGTGCCAGATCAGGGACTGGAAGTCACCATCATGGCGGCGAAAGAGACCGACTACCGGTTACTGCGCAAGATCATGCAAACCTGCGTGGACGAGGATTTCCGACAGGTCCGGCTGGCGGTAGAGGCGGAGGTGCGCAATGGCTGA